The following coding sequences lie in one Pseudomonas svalbardensis genomic window:
- a CDS encoding protein phosphatase CheZ: MEHNESSQGDFESTLKKHAVELVESLEKGRFGDAVQLIHELNQTRDRGLYQEVGKLTRELHSAIVNFQIDPHMPQAEEVSQITDATERLGYVVKLTEAAANRTMDLVENATPLVNGLSNEAQALSTDWGRFMRREVGAEEFRELARRVDGFLTRSSEDNRVVSSNLNDILLAQDYQDLTGQVIKRVTQLVTEVESNLLKLVLMASQVDRFAGIEHDREAMLAEKDPQKHLSQGEGPQIHADKREDVVSGQDDVDDLLSSLGF, from the coding sequence GGTCGAACTGGTCGAAAGCCTTGAAAAAGGCAGGTTCGGCGACGCTGTGCAACTGATCCATGAGCTCAATCAGACCCGTGACCGTGGCCTGTATCAGGAAGTGGGCAAGCTCACTCGCGAGCTGCATAGCGCGATCGTCAATTTCCAGATTGACCCGCACATGCCACAAGCCGAGGAAGTCTCGCAGATCACGGATGCCACCGAGCGTCTGGGGTATGTGGTCAAGCTGACCGAGGCTGCTGCCAACCGCACCATGGACCTGGTGGAAAACGCCACGCCGCTGGTCAACGGCCTGAGCAACGAAGCCCAAGCCTTGAGCACCGACTGGGGACGGTTCATGCGTCGCGAAGTCGGGGCTGAAGAGTTCCGCGAGCTGGCCCGGCGAGTCGACGGTTTCCTGACACGCAGCAGCGAAGACAATCGCGTTGTGTCGAGCAACCTCAACGACATTCTGCTCGCTCAGGATTACCAGGACCTCACCGGTCAGGTGATCAAGCGCGTGACCCAATTGGTCACCGAAGTTGAAAGCAACCTGCTCAAGCTCGTGCTTATGGCCAGTCAGGTGGACCGCTTTGCGGGCATCGAACATGACCGTGAAGCGATGCTGGCAGAAAAAGATCCGCAAAAACATCTCTCTCAGGGTGAAGGTCCGCAGATTCATGCCGATAAAAGAGAAGACGTTGTGTCCGGTCAGGACGATGTAGACGATTTGCTTTCCAGCCTTGGATTCTAG
- a CDS encoding chemotaxis protein CheA, whose translation MSFGADEEILQDFLVEAGEILEQLSEQLVELESRPDDADLLNAIFRGFHTVKGGAGFLQLNELVECCHIAENVFDILRKGERRVDSELMDVVLEALDAVNGMFTEVRERTPITAATPELLAALARLAEPQTADETAPVAEVVEEPAAESESGDITDNEFEQLLDSLNAVKAQAEAPAAVPAPSSNAAGSDEITDAEFESLLDQLHGKGQFAVDAVAPAPAAPAAPKAAGDSSDITDDEFEALLDQLHGKGNFAVDALESAIAAVPAPAAPTAKAAGGDLISDHEFESLLDELHGKGKFTEVGTASGASASVAAPIAKAVAPKPVAKAPEPKAEAPKPAAAAAPAPARAPSAPPPEKPASEAETTVRVDTARLDEIMNMVGELVLVRNRLVRLGLNSGDEAMSKAVSNLDVVTADLQTAVMKTRMQPIKKVFGRFPRLVRDLARQLKKEINLELVGEETDLDKNLVEALADPLVHLVRNSVDHGIEEPAEREAMGKPRSGKVILSAEQEGDHILLSISDDGKGMDADVLRGIAVKKGLMDKDAADRLSETDCFNLIFAPGFSTKTEISDVSGRGVGMDVVKTKIAQLNGTINIYSTKGKGSKIVIKVPLTLAIMPTLMVMLGNQAFAFPLVNVNEIFHLDLSRTNVVDGQEVVIVRDKALPLFYLKRWLVSSAAHEEQREGHVVILSVGTQRIGFVVDQLVGQEEVVIKPLGKMLQGTPGMSGATITGDGRIALILDVPSMLKRYAARRI comes from the coding sequence ATGAGCTTCGGCGCCGATGAAGAGATCCTTCAGGATTTCCTGGTTGAGGCCGGCGAGATTCTAGAGCAACTGTCCGAACAGCTGGTCGAGCTTGAAAGCCGACCTGATGATGCGGACTTGCTCAATGCAATTTTTCGCGGTTTTCACACTGTAAAAGGAGGCGCCGGCTTCCTCCAGCTCAACGAGCTGGTGGAGTGCTGTCACATCGCCGAGAACGTGTTCGACATCCTGCGCAAGGGTGAACGTCGCGTCGACTCGGAACTGATGGACGTGGTTCTCGAAGCGCTGGATGCGGTGAACGGCATGTTTACCGAAGTCCGCGAGCGCACCCCGATCACGGCTGCCACGCCTGAACTGCTGGCAGCTCTGGCCCGTCTGGCCGAGCCGCAAACCGCCGATGAAACGGCACCGGTCGCCGAGGTGGTGGAAGAACCTGCCGCCGAGAGCGAATCGGGTGACATCACCGATAACGAATTCGAACAACTGCTGGACTCGCTGAACGCCGTCAAGGCTCAGGCAGAAGCCCCGGCGGCTGTGCCGGCGCCGAGCAGCAATGCAGCGGGCAGCGACGAAATTACCGATGCCGAGTTCGAGTCGTTGCTCGATCAACTGCACGGTAAAGGCCAGTTCGCCGTCGATGCGGTGGCCCCGGCGCCAGCCGCACCGGCTGCCCCGAAAGCGGCAGGCGACAGCTCCGATATCACCGACGACGAGTTCGAAGCACTGCTCGATCAGCTGCACGGCAAGGGTAACTTTGCCGTTGATGCGCTGGAATCGGCCATTGCTGCGGTGCCGGCCCCGGCTGCGCCCACCGCTAAAGCGGCTGGGGGCGATCTGATCTCCGATCACGAGTTCGAATCGCTGCTCGACGAATTGCACGGCAAAGGCAAGTTCACTGAAGTCGGTACCGCGTCGGGCGCCAGCGCTTCGGTTGCGGCGCCCATTGCCAAGGCTGTTGCACCGAAACCCGTTGCCAAAGCGCCCGAGCCTAAAGCCGAAGCGCCGAAGCCTGCCGCTGCTGCTGCCCCGGCTCCGGCTCGTGCTCCGTCCGCGCCGCCACCGGAAAAACCGGCCAGCGAAGCCGAGACCACCGTGCGGGTCGATACCGCGCGTCTCGACGAAATCATGAACATGGTCGGCGAGTTGGTACTGGTGCGTAACCGCTTGGTCCGTCTGGGCCTCAACAGCGGCGACGAAGCCATGTCCAAGGCCGTGTCGAACCTCGACGTGGTCACGGCCGACCTGCAAACCGCGGTCATGAAGACCCGGATGCAACCGATCAAGAAGGTCTTCGGGCGCTTCCCGCGTCTGGTTCGCGACCTGGCTCGCCAGCTCAAGAAAGAGATCAACCTGGAACTGGTCGGCGAAGAAACCGACCTCGACAAGAACCTCGTCGAGGCCCTGGCCGACCCGCTGGTCCACTTGGTGCGCAACTCGGTCGACCACGGTATTGAAGAGCCGGCCGAGCGTGAAGCGATGGGCAAGCCTCGCAGCGGCAAGGTGATCCTGTCCGCTGAACAGGAAGGCGACCACATCCTGCTGTCGATTTCCGATGACGGCAAGGGCATGGACGCCGATGTTCTGCGCGGCATTGCCGTGAAGAAAGGCTTGATGGACAAGGATGCAGCGGATCGCCTCAGCGAAACCGATTGCTTCAACCTGATCTTCGCGCCGGGTTTCTCGACCAAGACCGAAATTTCCGATGTCTCCGGACGCGGCGTGGGCATGGACGTGGTGAAAACCAAAATCGCCCAGCTCAACGGCACCATCAATATCTATTCGACCAAGGGCAAGGGCTCGAAGATCGTCATCAAGGTCCCGTTGACCCTGGCGATCATGCCGACGCTGATGGTCATGCTGGGCAACCAGGCGTTTGCGTTCCCGCTGGTGAACGTCAACGAGATCTTCCACCTCGACCTGTCGCGCACCAACGTGGTGGACGGCCAGGAAGTGGTGATCGTGCGGGACAAGGCGCTGCCATTGTTCTACCTCAAACGCTGGCTGGTCAGCTCCGCCGCTCATGAAGAGCAGCGCGAAGGCCATGTGGTGATCCTTTCGGTGGGCACTCAGCGGATCGGCTTCGTCGTCGATCAACTGGTGGGCCAGGAAGAAGTGGTCATCAAGCCATTGGGCAAAATGCTCCAGGGAACCCCGGGCATGTCCGGCGCCACCATCACCGGTGACGGCCGCATTGCGCTGATTCTCGATGTTCCGAGCATGCTCAAGCGTTACGCCGCACGGCGTATTTGA
- a CDS encoding protein-glutamate methylesterase/protein-glutamine glutaminase, with protein sequence MAVKVLVVDDSGFFRRRVSEILSADPNIQVVGTATNGKEAIDQALALKPDVITMDYEMPMMDGITAVRHIMQRCPTPVLMFSSLTHEGARVTLDALDAGAVDFLPKNFEDISRNPEKVKQLLCEKILSISRSNRRANTYSAPAPVAAPAPTPAPASVSSYGSSAPARPAPAPIPARTYAPASSSPTPKRKAYKLVAIGTSTGGPVALQRVLTQLPANFPAPIVLIQHMPAAFTKAFAERLDKLCRISVKEAEDGDILRPGLALLAPGGKQMMIDGRGAVKILPGDERLNYKPCVDITFGSAAKSYGDKVLAVVLTGMGADGREGARLLKQGGSSIWAQDEASCVIYGMPMAIVKAELADAVYGLDDIGKHLVEACI encoded by the coding sequence ATGGCAGTTAAAGTCCTGGTGGTGGACGATTCGGGGTTTTTCCGCCGCCGCGTCTCGGAAATTCTTTCAGCGGATCCGAATATCCAGGTCGTCGGCACGGCGACCAACGGAAAAGAGGCGATTGATCAGGCGCTGGCCCTCAAGCCAGACGTAATCACCATGGATTACGAGATGCCGATGATGGATGGCATCACGGCAGTGCGGCACATCATGCAGCGCTGCCCGACCCCGGTGTTGATGTTCTCCTCGCTGACCCACGAAGGCGCTCGGGTAACCCTCGACGCGCTGGACGCTGGCGCGGTGGATTTCCTGCCGAAAAATTTCGAAGACATCTCCCGTAACCCGGAGAAGGTCAAGCAACTGCTGTGCGAGAAGATTCTCAGCATCTCGCGCAGTAACCGTCGCGCCAACACCTACAGCGCTCCGGCACCTGTCGCCGCACCCGCCCCGACGCCTGCACCTGCCAGCGTCAGCAGCTACGGCAGCAGTGCGCCTGCGCGTCCGGCACCGGCTCCGATTCCGGCGCGTACGTACGCGCCAGCCTCGTCGTCGCCAACGCCGAAACGCAAAGCCTACAAACTGGTCGCCATCGGTACGTCCACTGGCGGCCCGGTTGCCCTGCAGCGGGTTCTGACCCAATTGCCGGCCAATTTCCCCGCACCGATCGTATTGATCCAGCACATGCCAGCTGCCTTTACCAAGGCCTTTGCCGAGCGTCTGGACAAGCTCTGCCGCATCAGCGTCAAGGAAGCCGAGGATGGCGACATCCTGCGTCCGGGCCTGGCGCTGCTGGCGCCGGGTGGCAAGCAAATGATGATCGACGGCCGTGGCGCGGTGAAGATCCTCCCGGGCGACGAACGTCTGAACTACAAGCCGTGCGTGGACATCACCTTTGGTTCCGCGGCCAAGTCTTACGGTGACAAAGTTTTGGCGGTCGTATTGACCGGCATGGGCGCCGATGGTCGCGAAGGCGCGCGTCTGCTCAAGCAGGGCGGCAGCTCGATCTGGGCTCAGGATGAAGCCAGCTGCGTGATCTACGGCATGCCGATGGCCATCGTCAAAGCCGAACTCGCCGACGCGGTGTACGGGCTGGACGATATCGGCAAGCATCTGGTCGAGGCTTGTATTTGA
- a CDS encoding flagellar motor protein: MDVLSLIGIIMAFVAIIGGNYLEGGHLGALANGPAALIVIGGTVGAALLQSPMSAFKRSMQILAWILFPPRIDLAGGVDRVVNWSLTARKEGLLGLEGVADAEPDNYSRKGLQLLVDGAEPEAIRSILEVDFYTQESRDIEAAKVFESMGGYAPTIGIIGAVMGLIHVMGNLADPSQLGSGIAVAFVATIYGVASANLVLLPIAAKLKSVALRQSRYREMLLEGILSIAEGENPRSIELKLQGFMD, translated from the coding sequence ATGGATGTTTTAAGCCTCATCGGGATCATCATGGCGTTCGTCGCCATCATTGGCGGCAACTACCTTGAAGGCGGCCACCTCGGCGCCTTGGCCAACGGCCCGGCGGCGTTGATCGTTATCGGCGGAACCGTCGGTGCGGCGCTGCTGCAGTCACCGATGAGCGCCTTCAAGCGCTCCATGCAGATACTGGCCTGGATCCTGTTCCCTCCACGCATCGACCTCGCCGGTGGCGTCGATCGCGTCGTCAACTGGAGCCTGACCGCACGCAAGGAAGGCCTGCTGGGTCTGGAAGGGGTGGCCGACGCCGAACCTGACAACTACTCGCGCAAAGGTCTGCAACTGCTGGTGGACGGCGCCGAGCCGGAAGCGATTCGCAGCATCCTGGAAGTGGATTTCTACACTCAGGAAAGCCGCGACATCGAAGCCGCCAAAGTCTTCGAAAGCATGGGCGGCTACGCGCCGACCATCGGCATCATCGGTGCGGTGATGGGCCTGATCCACGTGATGGGCAACCTGGCCGATCCATCGCAACTGGGTAGCGGCATTGCCGTGGCCTTCGTCGCGACCATCTACGGCGTGGCCAGTGCCAACCTGGTGCTGCTGCCGATTGCCGCCAAACTCAAGTCCGTCGCTTTGCGGCAGTCGCGTTATCGCGAAATGTTGTTGGAAGGCATTCTGTCGATCGCCGAAGGTGAAAACCCTCGCTCTATTGAGTTGAAGCTTCAGGGCTTCATGGATTGA
- the motD gene encoding flagellar motor protein MotD, translated as MARRRQPEEHVNHERWLVSYADFITLLFAFFVVMYSISSINEGKYKVISEALIGVFTDSDRALKPIPIGDERPKTVTPAKPLVKDAEQVDAGIAGASDPLKSIADDISAAFGDLISSNQMTIRGNELWVEIELNSSLLFGSGDAMPSDIAFNIIDKVAAILKPFDNPIHVEGFTDDQPIRTAQYPTNWELSSARSASIVRMLAMQGVNPGRLASVGYGEFQPVANNATAEGRARNRRVVLVVSRNLDVRRSLTGTGTANAHPDAALKRAGTQTAPTPVKSPGRESAVNSPSPALIR; from the coding sequence ATGGCTCGTCGTCGGCAACCTGAAGAACATGTAAACCATGAGCGTTGGCTGGTTTCATACGCCGACTTCATTACGTTGCTGTTCGCTTTCTTCGTGGTGATGTACTCGATCTCTTCGATCAACGAAGGCAAGTACAAGGTCATTTCCGAAGCGTTGATCGGGGTGTTTACCGATTCCGACCGCGCCCTCAAGCCGATCCCGATCGGCGACGAGCGACCGAAGACCGTGACCCCGGCCAAGCCGCTGGTTAAAGACGCCGAGCAGGTCGACGCCGGTATCGCGGGTGCCAGCGATCCGCTCAAAAGCATCGCCGACGACATCAGCGCCGCGTTTGGCGACTTGATCAGCTCCAACCAGATGACCATTCGCGGCAACGAGCTGTGGGTCGAGATCGAACTCAATTCCAGCCTGTTGTTCGGCAGCGGCGACGCCATGCCCAGCGACATCGCGTTCAACATCATCGACAAGGTTGCCGCGATTCTGAAACCGTTCGACAACCCGATTCACGTCGAAGGTTTCACTGACGATCAACCGATCCGCACCGCGCAATACCCGACCAACTGGGAGCTGTCCTCGGCCCGCTCGGCAAGCATCGTGCGCATGCTGGCGATGCAGGGTGTGAACCCCGGTCGCCTGGCGTCGGTGGGGTACGGCGAGTTCCAGCCAGTGGCCAACAACGCGACTGCCGAGGGGCGGGCGCGTAACCGTCGCGTGGTGCTGGTGGTGTCACGAAATCTTGATGTACGCCGCAGCCTCACGGGGACCGGAACGGCCAATGCGCATCCGGATGCCGCGTTGAAGCGTGCTGGCACACAAACTGCACCGACCCCGGTCAAGTCGCCGGGACGAGAGAGTGCCGTCAATTCTCCGTCACC